The nucleotide sequence GAAGTTAAAATCCCAGCGGGCATTATGCATTTCAAATACTATTATGAACAATTTTGAACCCATTATTGGATATACACCAGGTGTAATAGGAAGAGTTGTTGAATTACATGCAAAATTCTATGCATCACATTGGAATTTTGGACTGTTTTTTGAAGCAAAAGTGGCAATTGAACTTTCTAAGTTCATGAATGACTATAATAAATCAAAAGACCGTATTTGGTCTTTACCTGTAAACAGCAATATCGAAGGATCAATCACTATTGATGGTACTTCTGAAAATAAGAATATTGCTCATTTACGTTGGTTTATCGTGTCGGACAAATTAAAAGGGAAAGGGGCCGGAAATTATCTAATGGATCAAGCTGTTTCCTTTTGCAAAGACGTTGGATATGAAAAAGTGTATCTTTGCACTTTTCAGGGGCTTGCACCTGCAAAGCATCTTTATGAGAAATTTGGGTTTGTCTTGACTAATGAGTGTTTTGGTGAACAATGGGGAACAACCGTTACTGAACAACGTTTTGATTTAGATTTGTAAAATTTTAACCTTCTAAATGCATAACAATATTATTGATAAATAGGTCATTGGGTATGTTTATAGACGATCGTGAAAATGCTCGGGTCTCGGAAGGTTTTTCCACATCACTCTCTGCGTATAAGGCTAACGGAACAGATTTAGCGTTTGGTAGAAATCTTCATAAAAAAAAGCCGAACCAGGCTCTTCACTTGAGTAGGACAATGAAATATCTTACAGCTCTTTTTTTCATGATAGTGTTATTCCCGATATCTGCAATAGCGCATACCACGACCCTTATCCAGCACATAAATAAAGACGGCCAGAAAACTGTCAAGGTTCTTCATTTTCATCCCTTTACTGGTACCAACCTTATGGGGATACGTTTAGGCGCTGAAGATTCAAAATACCTTAAAGGATTGAATTCAATTTTTATAATTCACGATGGAGAAGAAAGAAATTTACATGCTGTCGCCATCCCCGATTATTATACCGTGAGAGGTGAGAAAAGAGAGACCTACACAATCCCGGTAAATAAAAAAAGTGGCTTTTTTAAACCTGGTGACTACATCATCGTTGTCAAGCATGAAGCTCACTGGAAAAAAAATGAAGATCTTTACCGGCAGAAAATTGCGAAACTTTGTCTTAATTATTATGGAGTTACCACTGACTGGCCGAAGAGGGTGCTCAAGAATATACCTGAAATAATACCATTAGTTCGACCATACAGTGTGCACGCTGGAAGTCTTTTCAGAGCCGAGGCCGTCAATGACGAAGGCAGACAAATTGCCCACGCAAAGATACAAATTGAATATCTGAACTATACATCAGGCGATACAGAACTTGATACAACCACAGCCGGGGTCATCAAGGAAGATATTGGGGATACCTTTATTTTTACAGACAGCAGCGGGAGTTTTTCATTTATTCCACCAAAAGAAGGTGTATGGACATTCACTCTGGTGGATGGAGACAACAATAAATTCATCCAGGGGAAAAGGCTTGAATATGATTCCTCTATTTCAATAGTGGTTAAATAGGATGAGATGGCCCCCCAACAACCTGGAAAAGAGGATTACATCCCATTCTCATGGCAAATGAAGATAATGGAATAATGAGAAAGCTGGAAATTTCTGTAGAGCCGATTGAGCTCTATAAAATCCTCAAGTTCGAAAATCTGGTTTCTAGTGGCGGTGAAGCGAAGTTTGTCATCGCCGCAGGCCAGGTTTTGGTAAATGGGAAGGTAGAAACCAGGAAAAGAAAAAAGCTGGTTTCAGGCGATATGGTAGAATTCGGGGAAGAAAAAATTTACATAAAGCGTAACTATTCAGCTTTAGCCAGCTAGCAGCTTGATTCCGCAGGGAACTGAATTTTTTTCACGAAAACCGGGAGACAGATTAAATTTTTTCATTTTGAGATGGTACTAAAATCAATTAAAGATCGATATTGTTCGGTGAAAATCATTCTGTCCCCGAAAAAGAAAAAATAAAATCTGTCCCCTGCAGGTAAAGACAACCTTGCTGAATAGTTACCATAAAGCTTAAAAATCATCCCCCAGCGTCACCAGCCAGCCAGTCAGAGATCAGCCGATAAGACAGGGTTCCTTTAAACGGCAACTTCAGGCTGCCCTGCTTAATTCCCCGCCGGACCTCTTCCCGGCTGAACCAGCACACCTCTTCCAGCTCTTGATCAGCACAAAATATCTCCCCGGACTCAAATTCAGCGGTAAAACCCAGCATCAGGGAAGCAGGAAAAGGCCAGGGCTGGGAGGCAAAGTATTCCACTGATCGAATCCTGATGCCGGATTCCTCCCTGACTTCACGTTTCACCGCCGCCTCCAAAGTTTCCCCCGGTTCAACGAAACCGGCCAGAACGGAATACATACCCCTCGGCCAGCTTGCCTGGCGGGCCATCAGGCAACGTTCCTCCCGGCAGACCCGCATGATCACCGCCGGATCGGTACGGGGGAAATTTTGCTGCCCGCAGGAAGAATTGCTGCAGGCAAGGAGATGGCCACCTTCCCCACTGACCATAATCGAACCACAGAAACCGCAATAACGGTTTCGCCGGTGCCAGAAGGTCATGGCTCGGGCATAGGCCAGCAGGGCATAATCTGCTTCGGCCACCTGAGGCAGAACCCGGCGGAGGTTGTGAAAGGTACCGAAAGGAGCAAGGCGCTCAGGGACCATTTCATCATCGGTAGGCAATTCGAGAGTAAACCAGCTTTGCTGATTAGAAATCCCCAGCAAAATGACAGGAGCCGCCAACAAAAGCAGATCGCCCAGATCGGCTGCTGAGAGGAAAGTCGGCCGGAGTGATTCTTCCCCGACAAAGAGATTTTGCGAACGCCAGCAGGGAAGAAAACTGGTATCCGGATCTTGCAGCTTTTCAGCCAGCCAGATGGCATCGCGGCGACGGGCAGCCACCCGATCAAAATTTAGTATAATGCTCATCTCAAGCGGAAAAATGTTTTTTCACATACTCTTTCAGGGAACTGCCAAAATCCACTTGCCAACCACCCTGGTAGACAATCGTTGAAGCCAGCTCGCTGGCCAGCATGGCATACCGGTATTTTGGTGGCAGTCGTTTTAACCGCAGGCGGTATTTCCGGTTTTCACTGATGAAGGCCGGCAGATGGGCCAGGAGAACGGGCCGGAAACGGTTATGCTGAACCAGCTCGGGATGGGACTGAAAATAACTGAACAGCTCATTGTAATGTTCGTTGATTTCCGTACTGATGCCATTGGCTATTTCCGTATAAGGAATGCTCCCTGCCGCTTCCCGGTAACGGCGGAAAATCAGTCGGGCTTCATCCCGGGCCCGCCGTTCAAGAATGCCCAGGACATCGGCCACATAGGCATCCTTATGGGTTAAAAACTCCTTTTCGCTGAGCAGCAGGTTGGCAATAATCTCATAGGAAGATGAAATAACCCCGCATTTATTGGCGGCGGCATCCCTAATAACCACCACCCCATGCTGCTGAATTTCCAGCCGGGCGGCCGGGGTGATATAGGAATTTGCCCCTTCGACAATCGCCCGGCAACTGGGTTTCCAATCGGCAGTGAACAGCCGTGACCAGTTCTGCTCATCAATAGTTTCCGGACGGCCACCGGCCGGGATAAATAAATCGGCCGGAACCGAAAAAATAAGCCCGTCGAAATCCCGGTGAAATTCATCTGACGTGATCCACTGTTCTTCGACCCCGTTTTCCGTCCGCATTACTTTACGAAAAAGTTCCACCAGCCCCTCCCGGCGGGTTACTTTGCGAAAAAGAATAAAGCCGCCGGGAGAAAGATGTTCCGGATCAAAATCATTAATATTGGCTTTCAACACCAGGCGGCCCAATTCCTGATGATCCAGGCCCTGGGGATCATAAGCCGCCCCTGAACCGGCTACCACCAGTTTAATCATCACTTCAGGACAGCGTTCCAGGAGCAGGCGCATGCAGTTGCCAGCCACATCACCATTGGGACCGCCGGTAATTTTGACCGAAAAGGAATCGCTATGCATATCAACGCCCAGTTCCTCCATAGTAATTTCGGCAAATGCGGTAACCCCCAGCGAGGTTACCCCGTACTGCTTATGATTGATCCCCACCTCTTTACTGGAGATCAATCCCGGCCCCAGCAGATATCCACGTTTGACTGACTGCCGGGCTATCAGTTCGATCATGCTGTCGTGCATATTTTCATCAGGACCAAGCTCGATGGGCTCATCCTCACCATAATAATCAATAATTTTCGGATGTTTCACCCGGCTGTTTTCGGTAATGAAGATATCCAGAAAAGCATTCAGAAAACCATACTGAAGTTTGTAGAGGCGCTGGGTTATGAGACCCCGGTCATCAATATCCGAAACATCCAGGACCACTCCCATTTTCGAACCGCCTTCATAAATATCTTTATTCTTCAGATGCTGGGTATGGGCGAGGACAAAAACCTCCCGAAAAAGGGAACTGGCATTGGTGAGGAAATCATCAGAGGTCCGACAGATAATGGTTCGCCAGCCCCCGCGGGCAATATCCGAAAAACCCACATGGTAACCGGCTCCGTAGCGACCATAAAAATAGGTTATTCTGAACGGTTTCCCGGCCGGCAGATCACTGGTAAATTCAACCGCCATTTTTTCCAGATAAGCAGGGTCGAGGCGGAAAGCCAGGGCATGCTTTTCGGGAACAAAAAAATTGGTTTTCAACGTGTAATGAATGAGCAGGAGAGCGGTGGAAAAGATAACCCGCCGGTATTCATCCATGTGCCGATGGCCGGTATTAAATCCTTTTATTTCCAACTCCAGCTGTTCATAAGCTTCCTGGTATTGTGATTCACGATCATCCACACCCGGCTGAAAACGGAGGAAGAACAATTGGGCTAAACGAAGCATGACTTCCGGATGTTGATAAAAAGCCCGCTTGATTTCCCCCAGGTCATAGAGATCCGGCTGGTTATGGGCAAGGTTTGTATGGCAGAAGGCAATCATGGCATTGCTCAGTGACGCTTCTTCACCGGTGACCACCCCTTTGATGAGAAAATTATTATACATACGCCCGGTATTGGCCAGAATCTGGCTGTTGTACAACTCGGCTTTCAAATTATCATAGAGAGTTGAATCCTTAATGAGCAACTCGCCGTGACGGGTGGCGATGTAAAAGGTCCCGAGGAAATACGGAGTGGTTCCATTACTGATATTCAAAGAATAGGCCCGCCGCACCCCTATATCCAAACGATTGAAAATCTCCATGATCTGGACCAGGAAACCATGTTCCGGCGGATTCCCGACGGCAAACAAAAGTCTCGACTCCTGATGACGGGTGACATCCTCACTGTTTTCCACATCCAGATAAAGACCATTATGCTTGCAGACCTGCTGGTAAAGCCAGATGATCCTGGCCACCCGTTCAGCCGGTGAAATGCGGATATATTTTTCATTATTCAACCACAGGAGACGGAAAATCCGGTCGAAATCAGAGAAAGCAAATTCGGCGTAGCTATGGGGCATGATCTGGGTAACTGTCTCTTTGAACTTTCGGGGAATCCGTGTCCGGCCGGCAGCGGCGATTTCTTGATGAGTTTTTCGGTCAAATTCAAAGCGCTGGATTTCCAGAGGGCTATCGGTCCCGGGAATCGAACGGTAGGAATGACATACTTCGGCATAGGAAATCTCTTTCTCCTGCAGCTGCATGAAGGATTGATGGAGGGAGCCAGGACGGCTGAGGCTGGCCTGGATCAGCTGACGCTCCTGATCAGCAACCACCAGCCGCCGGTTGTGGGCCACCGTATGCAGACCGCTGACCAGATTGGCCAGGGCATCATGCTCGCCGGCCATGGTAATAAAAAAATAGGGATTCAGATTTGCCTGGAGCCAGTCAAAATTTTTCTCCCCCTGGA is from Pseudomonadota bacterium and encodes:
- a CDS encoding DUF4198 domain-containing protein, encoding MFIDDRENARVSEGFSTSLSAYKANGTDLAFGRNLHKKKPNQALHLSRTMKYLTALFFMIVLFPISAIAHTTTLIQHINKDGQKTVKVLHFHPFTGTNLMGIRLGAEDSKYLKGLNSIFIIHDGEERNLHAVAIPDYYTVRGEKRETYTIPVNKKSGFFKPGDYIIVVKHEAHWKKNEDLYRQKIAKLCLNYYGVTTDWPKRVLKNIPEIIPLVRPYSVHAGSLFRAEAVNDEGRQIAHAKIQIEYLNYTSGDTELDTTTAGVIKEDIGDTFIFTDSSGSFSFIPPKEGVWTFTLVDGDNNKFIQGKRLEYDSSISIVVK
- the nudC gene encoding NAD(+) diphosphatase, with protein sequence MSIILNFDRVAARRRDAIWLAEKLQDPDTSFLPCWRSQNLFVGEESLRPTFLSAADLGDLLLLAAPVILLGISNQQSWFTLELPTDDEMVPERLAPFGTFHNLRRVLPQVAEADYALLAYARAMTFWHRRNRYCGFCGSIMVSGEGGHLLACSNSSCGQQNFPRTDPAVIMRVCREERCLMARQASWPRGMYSVLAGFVEPGETLEAAVKREVREESGIRIRSVEYFASQPWPFPASLMLGFTAEFESGEIFCADQELEEVCWFSREEVRRGIKQGSLKLPFKGTLSYRLISDWLAGDAGG
- a CDS encoding GNAT family N-acetyltransferase encodes the protein MNNFEPIIGYTPGVIGRVVELHAKFYASHWNFGLFFEAKVAIELSKFMNDYNKSKDRIWSLPVNSNIEGSITIDGTSENKNIAHLRWFIVSDKLKGKGAGNYLMDQAVSFCKDVGYEKVYLCTFQGLAPAKHLYEKFGFVLTNECFGEQWGTTVTEQRFDLDL
- a CDS encoding NAD-glutamate dehydrogenase, with protein sequence MDALLKKLKNEMSREIKQILDERCLQGEKNFDWLQANLNPYFFITMAGEHDALANLVSGLHTVAHNRRLVVADQERQLIQASLSRPGSLHQSFMQLQEKEISYAEVCHSYRSIPGTDSPLEIQRFEFDRKTHQEIAAAGRTRIPRKFKETVTQIMPHSYAEFAFSDFDRIFRLLWLNNEKYIRISPAERVARIIWLYQQVCKHNGLYLDVENSEDVTRHQESRLLFAVGNPPEHGFLVQIMEIFNRLDIGVRRAYSLNISNGTTPYFLGTFYIATRHGELLIKDSTLYDNLKAELYNSQILANTGRMYNNFLIKGVVTGEEASLSNAMIAFCHTNLAHNQPDLYDLGEIKRAFYQHPEVMLRLAQLFFLRFQPGVDDRESQYQEAYEQLELEIKGFNTGHRHMDEYRRVIFSTALLLIHYTLKTNFFVPEKHALAFRLDPAYLEKMAVEFTSDLPAGKPFRITYFYGRYGAGYHVGFSDIARGGWRTIICRTSDDFLTNASSLFREVFVLAHTQHLKNKDIYEGGSKMGVVLDVSDIDDRGLITQRLYKLQYGFLNAFLDIFITENSRVKHPKIIDYYGEDEPIELGPDENMHDSMIELIARQSVKRGYLLGPGLISSKEVGINHKQYGVTSLGVTAFAEITMEELGVDMHSDSFSVKITGGPNGDVAGNCMRLLLERCPEVMIKLVVAGSGAAYDPQGLDHQELGRLVLKANINDFDPEHLSPGGFILFRKVTRREGLVELFRKVMRTENGVEEQWITSDEFHRDFDGLIFSVPADLFIPAGGRPETIDEQNWSRLFTADWKPSCRAIVEGANSYITPAARLEIQQHGVVVIRDAAANKCGVISSSYEIIANLLLSEKEFLTHKDAYVADVLGILERRARDEARLIFRRYREAAGSIPYTEIANGISTEINEHYNELFSYFQSHPELVQHNRFRPVLLAHLPAFISENRKYRLRLKRLPPKYRYAMLASELASTIVYQGGWQVDFGSSLKEYVKKHFSA
- a CDS encoding RNA-binding S4 domain-containing protein, with protein sequence MRKLEISVEPIELYKILKFENLVSSGGEAKFVIAAGQVLVNGKVETRKRKKLVSGDMVEFGEEKIYIKRNYSALAS